The Branchiostoma floridae strain S238N-H82 unplaced genomic scaffold, Bfl_VNyyK Sc7u5tJ_1563, whole genome shotgun sequence genome contains a region encoding:
- the LOC118408256 gene encoding serine/threonine-protein phosphatase 6 regulatory ankyrin repeat subunit B-like isoform X3: protein MADANGLDTSAYASLYDAAIGGHVDKVEKFVKDGLNVNYQDPDGDTVLHMAASTNNLHVVEILLKAGADVNAKNKAGCSILYEAAQGGDVAVVRAILDTGANFKEKDKYGDTVLHKAACWGQHEVVAELCRAGAPVNDKNMKESTPLHEASASGHLEAVEILIENRADVNAQMKYGYTPLHKAAMGGHELVVDALLKGGAQVNLQNEYEQTPLHIAAKKGKRKSVRVLLKGGADPTIKNEEGDAPVDMTRSLDDETIQLMRSAAGRR, encoded by the exons ATGGCCGACGCAAACGGATTGGACACATCTGCG TACGCGTCGCTGTACGACGCAGCCATCGGTGGACATGTAGACAAGGTGGAAAAATTCGTGAAGGACGGCTTAAATGTGAACTATCAGGACCCA GACGGAGACACCGTGCTTCACATGGCGGCCAGCACCAACAACCTGCACGTAGTAGAGATCCTGCTCAAagctggtgcagatgtcaaCGCAAAGAACAAA GCAGGATGTTCTATTCTATACGAGGCCGCGCAGGGAGGTGATGTCGCCGTTGTGAGGGCCATCCTAGATACGGGTGCAAACTTCAAAGAAAAAGACAAG TACGGTGACACGGTGCTGCATAAGGCTGCCTGCTGGGGACAACACGAAGTGGTCGCGGAACTGTGCCGTGCAGGAGCGCCGGTAAACGACAAGAACATG AAAGAAAGCACACCACTCCATGAAGCAAGCGCAAGTGGTCACCTAGAGGCGGTGGAAATATTAATAGAGAACAGGGCAGACGTCAACGCACAGATGAAG TACGGCTACACACCTCTCCATAAGGCTGCTATGGGCGGACATGAACTTGTTGTAGACGCCTTGCTGAAGGGAGGCGCCCAGGTCAACCTCCAAAACGAA TACGAACAGACACCGCTGCATATCGCCGCGAAAAAGGGCAAGCGCAAGTCCGTCAGAGTTCTGCTCAAGGGCGGTGCAGACCCTACCATTAAGAATGAG gAAGGAGATGCCCCAGTAGATATGACCAGATCTCTGGATGACGAAACCATCCAACTGATGCGTTCCGCCGCAGGGAGGCGCTAA
- the LOC118408263 gene encoding alpha-N-acetylneuraminide alpha-2,8-sialyltransferase-like isoform X1, producing the protein MRVPVTPHLMRVPVTLHVMRVPVTLHVMRIRLMLYGVLLTGAATLMFMMKYTQTSIATRTRIRAMHQANVLTYVAFPEVPFSPPKEIPKFVLDIMKNATERGWSFNQTAIKRLRLDLERECNTSATFVITRKNQPVNSTFKYLRGGSMRLMTPALWEKMPEDVPFARKRLKRCSIVGSSTILINSSCGEFIDSSDMIVRFNFAPMKAALADDIGTRTTLMVANGDSIRYKFGHKVSASRFVHAVLSYGSDYSILVNPFSSKMQSGHSLLVYDRLRRRTNHTVYHFHPAWPARTNKFWDRRRVFGRDKSTGFKIASAALVFCDEVNLLGFWPYLVDLQGRKIPFHYYEKGKHGFSKKWHNMDSEFRRLFRMYSEGIINIVTGKCKDR; encoded by the exons ATGAGGGTACCAGTTACACCACACTTGATGAGGGTACCGGTTACACTACACGTGATGAGGGTACCCGTTACACTACACGTGATGAGGATACGCCTGATGCTGTACGGAGTCCTGTTGACAGGGGCGGCCACTTTGATGTTTATGATGAAGTATACACAAACATCGATAGCAACCAGGACTAGAATCAG GGCAATGCATCAGGCGAACGTGCTTACCTATGTGGCCTTCCCTGAGGTACCATTCAGCCCGCCAAAGGAAATTCCCAAGTTCGTGTTAGACATCATGAAGAACGCTACTGAAAGAGGGTGGAGCTTCAATCAGACAGCAATTAAACGtttaag GTTAGACTTGGAAAGAGAATGCAACACGTCGGCAACGTTTGTCATCACACGTAAAAACCAACCCGTCAATTCCACCTTCAAGTACCTTCGTGGGGGGTCCATGCGACTCATGACACCGGCTTTGTGGGAAAAAATGccagag GACGTTCCTTTTGCCCGGAAGCGACTCAAACGCTGCAGCATTGTGGGTAGCAGCACGATCTTGATCAACAGCAGTTGTGGAGAATTCATAGATTCATCAGATATGATTGTAAG GTTCAACTTTGCACCAATGAAAGCAGCGCTTGCCGATGATATCGGTACAAGAACAACACTTATGGTGGCAAACGGGGACTCCATCAGATACAA ATTTGGACATAAAGTTTCAGCCAGCAGATTTGTCCACGCTGTGCTGTCGTACGGCTCAGACTACAGCATTCTCGTCAACCCATTCTCGTCTAAAATGCAGAGCGGACACTCTTTACTTGTTTACGAT AGACTACGTAGACGAACAAACCACACCGTGTACCATTTCCATCCAGCATGGCCCGCACGGACTAACAAGTTCTGGGACAGGAGGAGGGTTTTCGGGCGGGACAAGTCTACAG gttttaaGATCGCCAGTGCGGCCTTAGTCTTCTGTGACGAGGTCAACCTATTGGGATTTTGGCCCTACCTGGTCGACTTACAAGGTCGCAAGATCCCCTTCCACTACTACGAGAAGGGGAAACACGGCTTCTCTAAGAAATGGCATAACATGGACTCGGAATTCAGACGTTTATTTCGCATGTATAGCGAAGGAATAATCAACATAGTCACTGGGAAATGCAAGGACAGATAG
- the LOC118408263 gene encoding alpha-N-acetylneuraminide alpha-2,8-sialyltransferase-like isoform X2 yields MRVPVTPHLMRVPVTLHVMRVPVTLHVMRIRLMLYGVLLTGAATLMFMMKYTQTSIATRTRIRAMHQANVLTYVAFPEVPFSPPKEIPKFVLDIMKNATERGWSFNQTAIKRLRLDLERECNTSATFVITRKNQPVNSTFKYLRGGSMRLMTPALWEKMPEDVPFARKRLKRCSIVGSSTILINSSCGEFIDSSDMIVRFGHKVSASRFVHAVLSYGSDYSILVNPFSSKMQSGHSLLVYDRLRRRTNHTVYHFHPAWPARTNKFWDRRRVFGRDKSTGFKIASAALVFCDEVNLLGFWPYLVDLQGRKIPFHYYEKGKHGFSKKWHNMDSEFRRLFRMYSEGIINIVTGKCKDR; encoded by the exons ATGAGGGTACCAGTTACACCACACTTGATGAGGGTACCGGTTACACTACACGTGATGAGGGTACCCGTTACACTACACGTGATGAGGATACGCCTGATGCTGTACGGAGTCCTGTTGACAGGGGCGGCCACTTTGATGTTTATGATGAAGTATACACAAACATCGATAGCAACCAGGACTAGAATCAG GGCAATGCATCAGGCGAACGTGCTTACCTATGTGGCCTTCCCTGAGGTACCATTCAGCCCGCCAAAGGAAATTCCCAAGTTCGTGTTAGACATCATGAAGAACGCTACTGAAAGAGGGTGGAGCTTCAATCAGACAGCAATTAAACGtttaag GTTAGACTTGGAAAGAGAATGCAACACGTCGGCAACGTTTGTCATCACACGTAAAAACCAACCCGTCAATTCCACCTTCAAGTACCTTCGTGGGGGGTCCATGCGACTCATGACACCGGCTTTGTGGGAAAAAATGccagag GACGTTCCTTTTGCCCGGAAGCGACTCAAACGCTGCAGCATTGTGGGTAGCAGCACGATCTTGATCAACAGCAGTTGTGGAGAATTCATAGATTCATCAGATATGATTGTAAG ATTTGGACATAAAGTTTCAGCCAGCAGATTTGTCCACGCTGTGCTGTCGTACGGCTCAGACTACAGCATTCTCGTCAACCCATTCTCGTCTAAAATGCAGAGCGGACACTCTTTACTTGTTTACGAT AGACTACGTAGACGAACAAACCACACCGTGTACCATTTCCATCCAGCATGGCCCGCACGGACTAACAAGTTCTGGGACAGGAGGAGGGTTTTCGGGCGGGACAAGTCTACAG gttttaaGATCGCCAGTGCGGCCTTAGTCTTCTGTGACGAGGTCAACCTATTGGGATTTTGGCCCTACCTGGTCGACTTACAAGGTCGCAAGATCCCCTTCCACTACTACGAGAAGGGGAAACACGGCTTCTCTAAGAAATGGCATAACATGGACTCGGAATTCAGACGTTTATTTCGCATGTATAGCGAAGGAATAATCAACATAGTCACTGGGAAATGCAAGGACAGATAG
- the LOC118408256 gene encoding serine/threonine-protein phosphatase 6 regulatory ankyrin repeat subunit B-like isoform X1 — MADANGLDTSASGEGLSYLCKSDPEYAKYASLYDAAIGGHVDKVEKFVKDGLNVNYQDPDGDTVLHMAASTNNLHVVEILLKAGADVNAKNKAGCSILYEAAQGGDVAVVRAILDTGANFKEKDKYGDTVLHKAACWGQHEVVAELCRAGAPVNDKNMKESTPLHEASASGHLEAVEILIENRADVNAQMKYGYTPLHKAAMGGHELVVDALLKGGAQVNLQNEYEQTPLHIAAKKGKRKSVRVLLKGGADPTIKNEEGDAPVDMTRSLDDETIQLMRSAAGRR, encoded by the exons ATGGCCGACGCAAACGGATTGGACACATCTGCG AGTGGCGAGGGTCTGTCGTATCTGTGCAAGTCAGATCCGGAGTATGCAAAG TACGCGTCGCTGTACGACGCAGCCATCGGTGGACATGTAGACAAGGTGGAAAAATTCGTGAAGGACGGCTTAAATGTGAACTATCAGGACCCA GACGGAGACACCGTGCTTCACATGGCGGCCAGCACCAACAACCTGCACGTAGTAGAGATCCTGCTCAAagctggtgcagatgtcaaCGCAAAGAACAAA GCAGGATGTTCTATTCTATACGAGGCCGCGCAGGGAGGTGATGTCGCCGTTGTGAGGGCCATCCTAGATACGGGTGCAAACTTCAAAGAAAAAGACAAG TACGGTGACACGGTGCTGCATAAGGCTGCCTGCTGGGGACAACACGAAGTGGTCGCGGAACTGTGCCGTGCAGGAGCGCCGGTAAACGACAAGAACATG AAAGAAAGCACACCACTCCATGAAGCAAGCGCAAGTGGTCACCTAGAGGCGGTGGAAATATTAATAGAGAACAGGGCAGACGTCAACGCACAGATGAAG TACGGCTACACACCTCTCCATAAGGCTGCTATGGGCGGACATGAACTTGTTGTAGACGCCTTGCTGAAGGGAGGCGCCCAGGTCAACCTCCAAAACGAA TACGAACAGACACCGCTGCATATCGCCGCGAAAAAGGGCAAGCGCAAGTCCGTCAGAGTTCTGCTCAAGGGCGGTGCAGACCCTACCATTAAGAATGAG gAAGGAGATGCCCCAGTAGATATGACCAGATCTCTGGATGACGAAACCATCCAACTGATGCGTTCCGCCGCAGGGAGGCGCTAA
- the LOC118408256 gene encoding serine/threonine-protein phosphatase 6 regulatory ankyrin repeat subunit B-like isoform X2, translating to MADANGLDTSASGEGLSYLCKSDPEYAKYASLYDAAIGGHVDKVEKFVKDGLNVNYQDPDGDTVLHMAASTNNLHVVEILLKAGADVNAKNKAGCSILYEAAQGGDVAVVRAILDTGANFKEKDKYGDTVLHKAACWGQHEVVAELCRAGAPVNDKNMKESTPLHEASASGHLEAVEILIENRADVNAQMKYGYTPLHKAAMGGHELVVDALLKGGAQVNLQNEYEQTPLHIAAKKGKRKSVRVLLKGGADPTIKNEDEETPLDNTQDDEIREILLSAKT from the exons ATGGCCGACGCAAACGGATTGGACACATCTGCG AGTGGCGAGGGTCTGTCGTATCTGTGCAAGTCAGATCCGGAGTATGCAAAG TACGCGTCGCTGTACGACGCAGCCATCGGTGGACATGTAGACAAGGTGGAAAAATTCGTGAAGGACGGCTTAAATGTGAACTATCAGGACCCA GACGGAGACACCGTGCTTCACATGGCGGCCAGCACCAACAACCTGCACGTAGTAGAGATCCTGCTCAAagctggtgcagatgtcaaCGCAAAGAACAAA GCAGGATGTTCTATTCTATACGAGGCCGCGCAGGGAGGTGATGTCGCCGTTGTGAGGGCCATCCTAGATACGGGTGCAAACTTCAAAGAAAAAGACAAG TACGGTGACACGGTGCTGCATAAGGCTGCCTGCTGGGGACAACACGAAGTGGTCGCGGAACTGTGCCGTGCAGGAGCGCCGGTAAACGACAAGAACATG AAAGAAAGCACACCACTCCATGAAGCAAGCGCAAGTGGTCACCTAGAGGCGGTGGAAATATTAATAGAGAACAGGGCAGACGTCAACGCACAGATGAAG TACGGCTACACACCTCTCCATAAGGCTGCTATGGGCGGACATGAACTTGTTGTAGACGCCTTGCTGAAGGGAGGCGCCCAGGTCAACCTCCAAAACGAA TACGAACAGACACCGCTGCATATCGCCGCGAAAAAGGGCAAGCGCAAGTCCGTCAGAGTTCTGCTCAAGGGCGGTGCAGACCCTACCATTAAGAATGAG GATGAAGAAACCCCCCTGGACAATACACAAGACGATGAAATCCGAGAGATATTACTATCAGCTAAAACCTAA